The Methanobrevibacter sp. genome window below encodes:
- a CDS encoding DUF2121 domain-containing protein, with translation MSLIIAYVGKKGCVMASDKRKIGYFGDKEKLAELEKDLYNGKIDNDEDFLSKANELGISIKITDDANKIKVIANTIRGEVSTKGTFETRRRRIYGTTNGYQIVELLGSETESRKAGKSGVIIFGNEYAKRMAETLIQRKWKASQSLRYMGDIFESIILEVASKTPTVGNKVDVLMQQPKFSESDAQKHLNMTIDHDIKVLIKFRQDLTEKLVQQNLDIEMANKIIDKGEVGKVVNVDGNMLYVQLNDKTQAVDGNWKQLAAPGQNVLMFTESDNVKIGDKVIIENEDLCLKKDKSSLKCDIILCSL, from the coding sequence ATGAGCTTAATTATTGCTTATGTTGGAAAAAAAGGATGTGTAATGGCGAGTGATAAAAGAAAGATAGGATATTTTGGTGATAAAGAAAAATTAGCGGAATTGGAAAAGGATTTGTATAATGGAAAAATCGATAATGATGAAGATTTTTTATCTAAGGCTAATGAATTGGGTATTTCAATTAAGATAACTGATGATGCAAACAAAATTAAAGTAATTGCTAATACCATTCGTGGGGAAGTAAGTACAAAAGGTACATTTGAAACAAGAAGAAGACGTATTTATGGAACCACAAACGGATATCAGATAGTTGAACTTTTAGGTTCAGAAACTGAATCCCGTAAAGCCGGTAAAAGTGGAGTCATTATCTTCGGTAATGAATATGCAAAGCGCATGGCTGAAACATTAATTCAAAGAAAATGGAAAGCCTCTCAAAGTTTAAGATATATGGGAGATATTTTTGAAAGCATCATCTTGGAAGTGGCTTCAAAAACCCCTACAGTAGGAAATAAAGTTGATGTATTGATGCAACAACCTAAATTCAGTGAATCCGATGCTCAAAAGCATTTGAACATGACAATAGATCACGATATTAAAGTTCTAATCAAGTTCAGACAGGACTTAACAGAAAAATTAGTGCAGCAGAACTTGGACATTGAAATGGCCAATAAAATAATTGATAAAGGTGAAGTTGGTAAAGTTGTCAATGTTGATGGAAACATGTTATATGTTCAGTTAAACGATAAAACACAGGCTGTCGATGGAAATTGGAAACAGCTTGCCGCTCCCGGCCAAAACGTATTGATGTTTACAGAAAGCGATAATGTAAAAATAGGGGATAAGGTTATTATTGAAAATGAGGATTTGTGCCTTAAAAAAGATAAGTCTTCCCTGAAATGTGATATTATTTTATGTTCATTATGA
- a CDS encoding MBL fold metallo-hydrolase, translated as MKITFLGSGGGRFSAISQRRMTGGFRIDNLGGKNYHIDPGPGALIRTYQFGFDPRNLSGVFVSHAHTDHYNDAEILIEAMTRGMTKSLGTIVGSESVLDGYDKWGPAISKYHQSKPDKIILKPGEVQQLNNTKIKGTATSHGDPTGVGFQIDYRGFKLSYTADTAYFDGLADYHKGADILIASVLRPGNRSINGHMCSKNFIDLINEVKPQVAVMTHLGLKMISSNPVTEAKKISKKTGVKTIAAYDGLSFNVNYNNPKRFRLISLKDVQSSIHSTNHALYQSERKNSYQMAFQHKEFDEMAMVRKNKNQ; from the coding sequence ATGAAAATAACATTTTTAGGCAGTGGTGGAGGAAGATTTTCCGCTATTAGCCAAAGAAGGATGACTGGAGGGTTTAGAATTGATAATTTGGGCGGTAAAAATTATCATATTGACCCTGGTCCAGGTGCTTTAATCAGAACTTATCAATTTGGTTTTGATCCCCGTAATTTAAGCGGAGTGTTTGTTTCCCATGCACATACAGACCATTACAATGATGCTGAAATACTCATTGAAGCTATGACTAGAGGAATGACAAAAAGTTTAGGAACTATAGTCGGTAGTGAAAGTGTTTTGGATGGTTATGATAAGTGGGGGCCTGCAATTTCAAAATATCATCAATCAAAGCCTGATAAGATTATTTTAAAACCTGGTGAAGTTCAACAGTTGAATAATACAAAAATTAAAGGAACTGCCACTTCACACGGAGATCCCACAGGTGTCGGATTTCAGATAGATTACAGAGGTTTTAAACTATCCTATACTGCAGATACTGCTTACTTTGATGGATTGGCAGATTATCATAAAGGTGCGGATATTTTGATAGCAAGCGTTTTAAGGCCAGGAAACAGATCAATTAATGGGCATATGTGTTCAAAGAATTTCATTGATTTGATTAATGAAGTAAAACCTCAAGTTGCGGTTATGACTCATTTGGGTCTTAAAATGATTTCAAGCAATCCAGTAACTGAAGCTAAAAAGATTTCAAAAAAGACTGGTGTCAAAACAATTGCTGCTTATGATGGATTGTCATTCAATGTAAATTATAATAATCCGAAAAGATTCAGATTGATTTCACTAAAAGATGTTCAATCATCAATTCATAGTACAAATCATGCTTTATATCAAAGCGAGAGAAAAAATTCTTATCAGATGGCATTTCAGCATAAGGAATTTGATGAAATGGCAATGGTGAGAAAAAATAAGAATCAGTAA
- the aroC gene encoding chorismate synthase, with product MSNSIGEKFQVTSFGASHGVAVGAIVDGCPANLELTAEDIQKELDKRKPGTSSVTTPRKEGDEVQILSGIFEGKTDGTPITGVVFNKNQHSKDYSMFKNTPRPSHGDFGWMMKYGNYDYNGGGRGSGRVTIGHVIGGAIAKKLLKTHNIEIISHVTQIGDVKAETYDINTIKENIEKNPVRCGDLKAAKEMEELIISKKQEGDSVGGIVETIAVGVPAGLGEPVFGRLDGDLARILMNIGAVKGVEIGLGFDVASHTGSEINDAYQIEDDKITTKTNNSGGIVGGMSNGMPIVSRIAIKPTPSISKCQDSIDLEKMENKKIEIKGRHDPCICPRVTVVAESSTAIVLADHMIRSGVIHPSNLDY from the coding sequence ATGTCAAATTCAATTGGAGAAAAATTTCAAGTAACAAGTTTTGGGGCAAGTCATGGAGTGGCTGTTGGAGCTATAGTTGACGGATGCCCTGCAAACTTAGAATTAACCGCAGAAGACATTCAAAAAGAATTAGATAAAAGAAAACCAGGAACCAGCAGTGTTACCACCCCAAGAAAAGAAGGAGATGAAGTTCAGATTCTTTCAGGCATTTTTGAGGGCAAAACTGATGGAACACCCATTACAGGAGTAGTTTTCAATAAAAATCAGCACTCAAAGGATTATTCAATGTTTAAAAATACTCCCCGCCCATCCCATGGGGATTTTGGATGGATGATGAAGTATGGAAACTACGATTACAACGGCGGTGGCCGTGGAAGTGGCAGAGTCACTATCGGACATGTTATTGGTGGCGCAATAGCTAAGAAATTATTAAAAACACATAATATTGAAATAATTTCCCATGTTACTCAAATCGGAGATGTTAAAGCAGAAACTTATGACATCAACACCATTAAAGAAAACATCGAGAAAAATCCTGTTCGTTGCGGTGATTTGAAAGCTGCAAAAGAAATGGAAGAGTTAATCATTTCAAAAAAACAAGAAGGAGATTCTGTTGGAGGAATTGTTGAAACCATAGCTGTTGGAGTTCCGGCAGGTCTTGGTGAGCCTGTCTTCGGCAGACTTGACGGAGATCTTGCAAGAATACTTATGAACATCGGTGCAGTCAAAGGTGTTGAAATAGGTCTTGGATTTGATGTTGCAAGCCACACCGGATCTGAGATAAATGATGCATACCAGATTGAAGATGACAAAATCACCACAAAAACAAACAACTCCGGAGGAATTGTCGGAGGCATGAGCAACGGCATGCCAATTGTTTCAAGAATTGCAATAAAACCTACTCCATCAATTTCCAAATGTCAGGACAGTATTGATTTGGAAAAAATGGAAAATAAAAAAATAGAAATTAAAGGGCGCCATGACCCTTGTATCTGTCCACGTGTAACTGTTGTGGCCGAATCCAGTACTGCAATAGTCCTTGCAGACCATATGATTCGCTCAGGAGTTATCCATCCAAGCAATCTGGATTACTGA